Below is a genomic region from Xiphophorus hellerii strain 12219 chromosome 1, Xiphophorus_hellerii-4.1, whole genome shotgun sequence.
CTCCCCGCGTTTCCTGTCTGTGACAGCGGAtgtgttcctttttttaaaaaaaatctcctgacAGCTGCACTTACAGATTTCACCATTTCTGGCTCAAAATGTAATTCAATCTGTGGACATTATTAATAGTTGCCTGTGTTACTGCTGCTTCATAGCAAAATAAGAATgtggaagcaaaataaaaaaacaagtgcCAATGTTCAGTGGATAGAATGTGAACTTTCAATGCAATCAGCAGCATCCTGTCTTCTGCTTCTAACCAGGCAACGAGGTTAACCCAGCATCTGGTTTACGTGCACCGAGGGCACACTTAAGACGAAATCAAATCTTCGCCTGCAAGGCCGCATGGCATGGCACGGACACAATTAATCCTAGCGCTCATGCAGCGCCGTGGTTGTAATAACTTCATACGTGAAACACGAGAGCAAGACAAAGGGCTTCTCTACCTGGCTGGCAGGAGACAGAAGCATTTCTGCTGACGTGCCCCTCTGATGCTGGCAGACAGAGACAAGCCACAAGGCTGCCTGCACACAACCATATAGGGCAACTCAGCCTCGCATCTTCTATGTTAGTCTTTCcatttgtcatatttgtttgttttgtttttctgttaatgttACTGAATTGAAGACATTGGTACTTCACCCCTATCGTACTGCATTGCCAGGCACAAGAGTTCCCAACCTTTTTTCACGTTTTATCACATTTAAATCACGagcttcagtttatttaatttgaattgtaTGAGGTATGGCAACAAAGTGGGCGTGCAGTAGCTTTTGGGGCTCTAGCAGCTTTTCACAAAGAGATTTTCGGCTAATTTTCATTCCCAAGGAGCTCAGGGCAGATTGGATGGAACCCATTGTGACGTCACACACAGAAGATCCCGCCCCCCTGACCCTTGCTGGAGGGCAAGAAACTGTTCGCTGATGACGTCCACCgctggttttagctgtcaagttgtcaataTAAggcgctaaatcttaaatgtacgtgtgatgtgtaaaagaaaaaagggaccCAATGCTTTGCTACAACTTAGCACTACGAGataactagataacaaggtcagcAAAAGCCTTTCACTTTGTTTAGGAAAAATGCACacattattaaagtattttgtaggtACATATAAACTTTGTCCACATTCTGTCCTAGGTTCgaacaaaattattcaaagaaaaaacaaccaaataacctgaaggtcagaagtttgattAGATATCaaaactgaataataaatattggTATCAGTATTGGTGACATGAGCCCTGAATTTACTTGGTATCGGATCGTTGGAGCACCGACTCTTCaagacattttgtttcactAGATTTTTATTCATAGCAATCTGTGAAAACCATATATTTATTCCTTTCTGTCCATTTCACAGTTATATTACTTTCTGTTGACCttttcacatgaaatcccaacaGGATCACTGAATACTCTGGTGGCAACATGACTAAATCTGGAAAGGTTCAGAGTAGCAGTACTGCTATAAGgcacttcattaaaaaaacaatcctgtTCAATGTTAAATCAAGAATGTGTTACAAAGGaatgaaaagagagaaacagatTGAAAACCAGATACTGAATTTGTCTCCATAAATGGTAAAGGAAATGATGCTTAAAAGCTAACGCACTAAAAACCAATGATGAGTcatcggtgtgtgtgtgtgagcaacTGCAAGTTTCAGGGTCAAACTGCTCAGATGAGAGTTTATGTCAGGAAGCGCACGTGCCGACGTGCTTTAGGGTTGCTCCCCTGTCAGTTTAAGGACCGCCTGCAGGTTCTGTGCGGACTCCGCGTGCCTCCTCTGGGAGCCCCTGAGAGCTTCCTGGAGGTCCCCAGGGGACACCAGGTGGAGGCGGAGCAGAGAGTTCACCAGCTGGGAGCGAGCAACGCCAATGAAAGAGTGCGACAAAAAGCATGAGAGGCCTCCGCCGGATTTTGTGGTGTAAAGAGGGACTCGGACCATTCCCAGCACCTGGatggagaaagaagaagaagaagaagaggtgaTGCGGGAGCTGAGCGCGGGATCCTGCAAGTCACTTGCAGTTCATCGCTCATTACCTCCAGACCGTGATCGGCTGCGGTGGACGCGGCTGCTTTCTCTATCTCCCGAATCTGCTCCTCTTCTATCTTCTTCACATAGAAGTGAAGGATGAGGCGGGAGGAAGAGGAATAGGTGCCTGAACAAGGAGGGCTAAAACAAGACTCCACGTGGTCTTCCGTAGAAACTGGCACAGCCACGCCCAACTCCTCCAGTAATTCCCTGGTAAGCCCCGCCTCCAGGGTTTCCTCCGAGGGATTAACGAAACTAATGTGTCGAAAAAGCGAGGGTCGACGTTACTCAATCTAAATGATAATGCAATCCAGTACTTCCACGAGACTCTTTAGCAGCTAAGGAAAAACAGGTGACGACGTGTTAACAAcagattaaacagttttaactgctgaaaaagtgacagaagacacagatatgggaagtgcggaagccccTATTGATATAGGAATAACACAGTGTTGGCCGTTCTAAGGTAAAAAACcacaaacagcttccagtccaggGGGGGGGAACACGGCTGACTCTGTGGGTGGGCAATGCCCCTCAATGTGCCCAATGTCCAGTGTTCATGCCGCTGGGCCTGCTTAGCACACAAGACAACTGAATGATTCTTAAACAACAAAGCATGAAAAGGACTACAACCTACTTTACCTATTCACATAGTCACTTCATTGTTTAGAAAGTGTTTCTAATAATACAAGGTATAGAAAGAAACAATGACAATATCGTAactaaaaaagtaaatacaGTGTAGGTTATTAATGGAGGCTaatcagacataaaaacaatttgaaaccAGGTTATTGCAGCTTTACACCATTTCCTCAATCAGAAGACTTCTGCAGTGTCTTAAAAGGACCCTGTTGATGCAACGCAGCAGTGCTGATAACTGCAGCCCCCAAATTTTCACTAATAAATATAGTCTTGCATTAGCAGTAAACTAAGAACACTTTAAATTTTGacataaaatgtgtgtgtaagCAAAGAACAATTCTGGTTCAAGTGTAGAGCCCTGGTGAACCTCAGAAAATCTGAGGTGCCAAAGAAGAAGCATGAGACACAACAAAACCTTTTGTTTATCAAGGCAAAAGAAAAGGATGTGCAAAAAGGCTGCAAACATGGCTGGATATCTGGGAAAACAAATAACTTTCTATTCATTTgtacaaaaactgtttaatattactaaaagcaattatttctaataaaatcgTCTAAAACCTCAGTGTGTTTTAGACGAGGCCTTaaagtacagtacagaccaaaagtttggacacactttctcattgaattcaatgagaaggtgtgtccaaacttttggtctgaactgtatatCCACAGGTGAGCCTCTAATTACCTCACATGTATCAGTTAATCTAACAGGTTTGTGGAAGGGAACCCAAaaggtttgacccaagtcatacagtttaaaagacaattatCCCTCATACTGACCAAATGTATACAGACTTCTGAATTCTAagaaagttgcaaaaaaaatgtctaaaaatattctgacatttagcaaataggaATAAATTTGATCATTCTAACTggcctaaaacaagagaagtttagTTATTATTCGCAATAATCTAATCGtttgtatatatatttcatatacATCTCTAAATAATGTTGGGTTATATAAATCTTCCTCAAACTTCATTAGTGTTCACTAAAAATGTATTAGTGAAGTACATTTCAGCATCAAGGAAGTTCAAAGAGCTtcacatgattaaaaaaaaagaaacctgacATTAAAGTCAGACcaagaaaattatttcttgGTTTGTTACATAAGGTCAACATGTTGGTGAATGACGCACCAGCAATTCTGTCACTCCTGTAATTCACAGACAAAAGGACACGCGTGATTCACATTTAGCCGAATACTAAGCGGTTTGATGAACAGTGTGTTCAAAAGGCTATAATAAGAGCCTTCCTGTATAAAGGGACGCCTCATGCATGTCTGATTATCTTTTATAGTTTGTCTTTTGCTGCTTCAGTGTTCTAGAAACAATATGTGAAAGTTATTGCTGTGCTGTGAAAGATTGATATCTTCATTATGTGGTGGCTGCTCATAGAGATGGGTTAGAATAAGCTAACTTGTTCACATTATATGTAGAAATCTAAAActtacatttgttttccaaTCTTCAGCTCCTCTACtgtaaagcaaaataaacacatcTGCACTCTCATAATCTGccattctttattttaaaaaatggctacTCAAACACATACATGTACATGCTGTTCCTTTTACCCTTTATTTTATCTCTTCTAAAGTTGGCATATTTATACTTAATGTCTATTTGCTGTGAGTGCTtgaaaccaaagtcaaattcctcGTTTGTGAACGCAATCATGGTCCATgaagctgattctgattcttCCGGTCATTGTCCAGTCTACAAATTCTCCCCGGTGAGCCGTGGatatctgcagctcctccagagtcgtTCCGGTTTAACACGACAGATTGACAGGCTGATTTATACTCAGGTTAAATTAAGCTTATTTCTAAACAGCCATAGGTGAAACTCACCCACCAGGGAAGCCCAGCAGTCCATCAAAGCGCATCTGCATCTGTTGGAGGTGACAGAGGCCTGTCAAATACTCATGATGTCCACGCAAAGAGACATAGGGAAACGTCAGGAGGTTTATCTTAAAATAAGGTGATGTCAATGTTTATATGTGATACAAAGGAGCTCATTTTGGTTCGTGCACAAGGCTGTTAAAGAAAGTCACCACCCAAACTGTGCTCACCAGTACAATGTACTGGATGGGAATCCTGCCAAACAGCTGAGATGCTGTCTCAGAGTAGAGCATCACATGGCATGCATGCCTGCAGCGGGTGCATTCCAGGGCTTCGTCCCTCGACATCTGGCTACTTGCCATCTACAAGCACAACcacaaacagaaagagaacaTTATGACATGCTGTCACAGATCAGTGACTCCTGATCACTGTGTTTTGAGTAAATTGCAAAACAAGGGaacttgcttcttttttaatcGGTTCTTCCCTTCTTTCTGTGCTGGGCTAAAAGTCTTGACTGCAAGCAGCTGACCAGCCTGGAGAAACCTCTGTACTTAGGAGGAGTCATGGAAAGGAGGAAGTAGGAAGGTAGAGCTTTTTTCTTACTTGATAGTAAGAACTTTGGCTCCCTCTATCTGTGTGGAGCAGGTTTATAATTctctgaattttcttttcttttttaaattacagttaaatagttttgtttttgtgtattgtACAATACACAAAAATTATTCACATATaccattataaaaatataatttcacaaGTACTACTTTTAGcacagtttaacatttaaatctgagCTAACCCCATGATAGAAAGGCTGCACATGTGATCACATGTGAAACCATGTGATtttcattggattttttttgtaagggtCTCATCCATGAAGTTGCATAACTCAGCTAAGCAACGATctagaaaagtaaataaaatatttaatgggCATTATTTCTACTTCAGAACATATTCACTTTGTTATTTCATTAAAGTTGACAGTAGATAATGTTATTTCATGCTGTGAATAATTCATTCTTCTGCCAGGATGATAAATAACTGAGTTCCATAACTCTGCACAATACTATGCACTCTGCACATCCACTTTAGCTGTACCAAACAGatgaaaccaaatatttctgatgattgaactgaaaatattcatattcatttacTTGTCTGTTTGCTGAACTTcagaataatgacaaaaaagctgttttttaaaaaactttctttaaagtgtttaaaactgtttaacGTAAGTCGAATATGTTAGGTTTCTTACTATATGTTTGACATAGAAGTTAGCTGGAGTTCTGATTCCTTCCTCATGACAGAACTGGTAGAACTGACTCGGGTTTGGCCGACATTTTAATActaaaatctgaatttgaagaaagtggtaaaaaaaaaactttctagaaAGTATACTTGCATCATTATTGTGACCTTTAgcaattagaaataattttgataatccCAACCCAAAACAGGAGATTCTCAGTCAGTCACAAAAACGCTGGCCATGTGtctttttatgcaaatatttgtATGCAAATATTTGCTTatggttttatttgtgtaacTATTGGAATGGTGGAAATGCAATTAATAACGCACCAAAAATTAGTCACTTACGTCACACGTTACGGACTTTTCTTCTTGTACGAAGTAGCCCAAGCAAAACTGCTGTTTCACCTTTAGTCAGCAATATTTAGCCGAACATTACACTGTACACTACTTTTGTTACGTCAAGACTCGATTGGCTGTTCAGTTTTACGTTGACCCATCGCCATTGGCTAGTGGTAAGTAGATGCGAGCTGCTGCATTCGGAAGAGACTGTAGTTTTGgcttattattttaaagaaacattgaaACATTCTTTATTGCCTCAACATGGCATTAACGTAAGGATATGTGTAGCACCTTTTAACTACTCTGCGGTCATATATTTGTCCCTGACCTTTGGTTGCTCATAGTAAATGAATTGTCCGAAAATACCAAGCGAGAAAATCCAAACTACTTCAGTTCGGCATATAAATTCCGAGGTACTTTAAACACACCGTTGAGCTTCACTCATGAATCAGAGGAACTTTACAGTTTGTTCAGTTGCTGTAGTTATTTCAAGGGGCTATATGTGTCGAAACTACGCGCTGAACTAAGTAAGCACTTTGTTTGGCTTTTACACAGAAACGAATATGTTTGAGGGCGCCTGAATAGGTCACGtgttcagtttaaatattacaaacGCTGACCTGTTGTCCACAGCAGCTCATTCAGTTGTCATTAGGAGACAGACGCACCGCAAATTTCAAAAACCTCGTTTTTTATGCGGATTTAAAAGACTGTAAGAGGTGTATCAGTATCCATATACTGTTGAATATTCCTGTGAATATTTCGAGGCGAACACATCGATGCTCTAGCTGTAGCTAGCTAAGGTAGGAAGCTAACAAGCTATAATCACCTGCCAGTGGCTTCAACCTAGAGCTGGCTAAcaaaacttacagaaaatgtaaatgtgctCATATGTTATGCAGATTTTTCGGTTATTTGTAACTtagttattttctaattttattttaaacctcaGAAAGTAGTAAAGCGTTGATCGTTTTATCATAGATATTCCAAGTTCTTGGTTTCTAATGTGTAATTTGCTAATATTCTGGAATATTACCAATTCTACTTTTATGTCGAACAGTTGGACACTCGCGctgtaaatatttcttattaatTTCTAAACTGGAAAAATGTGATGTATGCTCTGTTATATCAGATGATTGTTAAAGCGGAccttaacttttaaaacaagcactttctcactttttaaacagattcactgtttttttgttatcaagaaaacctgatttttcttgtcaattaaattattattatacatttttgtcctGGATTGGCAATGGAAACACCTaacacatttaataaaactgtcatctgttttatttttgaatctgGTATTTCTCGTAGAATGGCCTCGAGCATCCCGGATGAGGTGATGATGGACGCTGCACTGATAAAAGAATTAGTCGAAGTTGCAAAGGACGCCGCACTTCTTCAGGGAGTATTGATGAGGACCAAGGAGAGCCCAAACTCATCTGAggtgtttttctaaaaatgtcattttagtTGTTCTTTAGACTGTTATAATCAACACAGCTTGTTGTGGTCAAATCAGTAGATGCATTGATTAAAGCACTGACAGAATGTTTAGTCTTTTAAGTCTGAGCTACTGCAGGTGTCTCAGGAATTTGCTCTGTAATTTcaaatgacaataaaaggaAGCTATCATAAAGTCTGTCTagttaaacagtttttttccagCACAATTACCTTTCTGCTTTGATTCCTCTTAGACccagtgattgtttttttttttttctccatatatCTCCTACATCtcacaactttcttttttgttgttgcagttgGTGACATACGCTCCTTTCACTCTCTTCCCTTCGCCTGTGCCTAAGTCCGTGTTCCTTCAGGCTCTGGCGGTGCAGACCCACTTCAACACGTTGGTGGACAAGATCAGCCAGGATATGGACTTCCTGCAGGAGGCTTTAGCCAGGTAGGATGCAGCAGCACCGCCTGCAATTCATGGAACGGATATGTTTTTGTGTGCAAAGCAATGCTGGGAAACAAGGTTATATAgttaactaaaacaaacaaaataaaacggTAAATATCTGGGAAAGATTGCAACTAAAATtatagtatatatttttttagtgtGTATGAATATAGACATTAGCCTTTCGAAATTGATGTTCCCACCCCACgcacacacaagcagtttacgtcAAGCTACGTCACTCTATAACCATCGGCATTTATGCTAGTCTGCGAAATGGTGACAACAAAAGTTGTAAGGAAACACCAGAGTCAGTTgacaacaataattaaatagATGTTTTGAAAAAAGGATCTTCTGTTGCGTATTATTTACCCAATTGATGTATTCATAATCACAATAtaatactttgacctttttgaattttGCACCTAAAACTTGCAACATTTTGCAAGTTTTATAAAGTAAAACTACTACTATCACTacttaaaactaaacaatatttaactaatgtTAGCTTATAAAATCTAGCAAACCCActctgaaaaattatttaaactgactgaattagaaaaacaaaaaggcacaatgaaataaaactaaactctaattaaaaatccaaaactatTATAAACCCAGTATAATCATATGTTGTTTTTCCTACCTGGTCAGGActttaatagtttgtttttttttgtttacagcaCAATAGAAGTGGATGATTTCACCGCCAGGTTGTTCAAGATCCACCAGCAGATCCTACAAGAAGGAAGATCTCAGGTATGGTTGCCTTTACAGGAGCAATCCTGGACAAAAGGTTTTGCAGTGACtgaaatgttgatcagtttATGCAGTCAGAGTTCACATTGTTTTACATAATGTGGTCAAAGTGGTCAGATGTGTGCTACAAACATTagcttaaaatgtttgttttagatcttaaaatcagttttaactGTATTTTGACCATCAGACAGAACAATCATCTCACTTTATTTTAGTTAGTCCTCTGAAAGCAGGAATGACCCAGAAGTTAATATGATGTACTCTAGTTTGAATTTCAAATGTTATGAAGAAAATTTGATGGGAAAATATTGAATCTATATTTGATTTTCAAAGAAAGCCatttgaaaaattgaaaaactaaaaaaatgttaaaatggcAAAACCAGATCTGTGCCATTCTCAAAGCTTTTAATAttcatattgatttattgtttttagtaaTGCATAAAATTCTCATTATAATCAAAATGTACTAAAAAATATGGTTTCTAAAccataaaatccaaattttacACTTAGaaattgaaaactgaaaacctATCGAAAAACAAGGAGGTGAGCTAAGACGTTCTCTGATGCTTTAATGGGTTTTTTAAAAGTCAGTAAAATTgacctttttgagctttacgtaatgttataatgttattccctcatcgaAAACATtgctggagtgttgccttgattctttttcatcaatggttgaaaaatccttgaatctcccgtaGCAACAGTTACTTCTCAgttaaatgttgttaaagggttaaggTACTCACTGAAGCTCTGCTCTTTCTgcattatttagtttaaaagtcATGAACCTTTgatgtttaaagttttaatgacttaagatttttgctttgtttgcacTGAATGTTCATCACTGGACCTCAATCAGTACCTTCATATATGTGTTcgtcttgtttttcttttttgcagtcCATCGTGTTGGGTCTTAATCGTTCTGATTACATGTTGGACCAGAGAGAGGACCAAAATTCTTCTCTGAAGCAGATAGAGATCAATACTATTTCTGCCAGCTTTGGCGGCCTCTCTTCACAAACGCCACATGTACACAGGTAAGTTGTTCAGCAACAGATTGCGCaggtttgtatttttactgaacAAGGATGgaaataattaattttcatCCATACTGTAGCCGGGCAGAGGTGTTGGAGTAGAGGAGAAAGCAATGtctcaaccaaaaaaaataatatgtgaAGAGAAATTCACAAAAGGAACAAATCAAAACTAaagtaacaaaatgaaacctgtttTAAAGTGGCTTGTGTGAAAAGGGgaattttgg
It encodes:
- the LOC116720536 gene encoding U8 snoRNA-decapping enzyme isoform X1; amino-acid sequence: MTPPKYRGFSRLVSCLQSRLLAQHRKKMASSQMSRDEALECTRCRHACHVMLYSETASQLFGRIPIQYIVLMQMRFDGLLGFPGGFVNPSEETLEAGLTRELLEELGVAVPVSTEDHVESCFSPPCSGTYSSSSRLILHFYVKKIEEEQIREIEKAAASTAADHGLEVLGMVRVPLYTTKSGGGLSCFLSHSFIGVARSQLVNSLLRLHLVSPGDLQEALRGSQRRHAESAQNLQAVLKLTGEQP
- the LOC116720536 gene encoding U8 snoRNA-decapping enzyme isoform X2, which translates into the protein MASSQMSRDEALECTRCRHACHVMLYSETASQLFGRIPIQYIVLMQMRFDGLLGFPGGFVNPSEETLEAGLTRELLEELGVAVPVSTEDHVESCFSPPCSGTYSSSSRLILHFYVKKIEEEQIREIEKAAASTAADHGLEVLGMVRVPLYTTKSGGGLSCFLSHSFIGVARSQLVNSLLRLHLVSPGDLQEALRGSQRRHAESAQNLQAVLKLTGEQP